One window of the Niallia circulans genome contains the following:
- a CDS encoding DUF2529 domain-containing protein, translating into MLKMFSTQLSGLFKRLHEKEEEAIEDSSRLLAQAIVSDGKVYIYATNEMAGVIAEATTGMEPMLNTEKWANASLESITSNDRFILFARTNEEEEINTFAKQLYDAQVPFISICSITNPDIESLVDFADVSIDLRLSKGLLPDDEGKRYGYPSLIVALFIYHGIKFTTDEILKEYDL; encoded by the coding sequence TTGCTTAAAATGTTTTCCACTCAACTAAGTGGGTTATTTAAAAGATTGCATGAGAAAGAAGAGGAAGCAATCGAAGACAGCTCAAGACTATTAGCCCAAGCCATTGTCAGTGACGGAAAGGTTTATATCTATGCAACAAATGAAATGGCAGGAGTGATAGCAGAGGCTACAACTGGGATGGAGCCGATGCTAAATACAGAAAAATGGGCAAATGCATCGCTTGAATCTATTACCTCAAACGATCGGTTTATTCTTTTTGCTCGAACAAATGAAGAGGAAGAAATAAACACATTTGCTAAACAACTATACGATGCTCAAGTTCCTTTTATTTCCATCTGTTCTATTACCAATCCTGATATTGAATCACTGGTAGACTTTGCAGATGTTTCTATCGACTTAAGACTTTCTAAAGGCTTATTGCCTGACGATGAAGGAAAGCGATATGGCTATCCATCGTTAATTGTTGCTCTTTTTATTTATCATGGCATTAAATTTACCACTGATGAAATTTTGAAAGAATATGATTTATAA
- the rpoE gene encoding DNA-directed RNA polymerase subunit delta produces the protein MSIDKYTQEELKEMSLIDVAHEIMNGGKTPYAFNELMDQVAKLVGLSEEEVNEKIAQLYTDVNIDGRFLSLGDNRWGLRLWYPVDKSEEDVVTVTKPKKKKAKKAVDDDFDDFDSLDEDDDFDDFDADLDDEELLDEDEDLDEEDDDLLDDDLSEEDDDFDEDYEIDDDELDEDEEEEDDEFDDEDEDK, from the coding sequence ATGAGTATTGATAAATACACTCAAGAAGAACTAAAAGAAATGTCGCTAATTGATGTAGCACATGAAATTATGAATGGTGGTAAAACACCTTATGCATTTAATGAACTAATGGATCAAGTAGCAAAATTAGTTGGGTTAAGTGAAGAAGAGGTTAATGAAAAAATAGCACAATTATATACAGATGTTAATATTGATGGTCGCTTCTTATCATTAGGAGACAATCGTTGGGGACTTCGTTTATGGTACCCTGTAGATAAATCAGAAGAAGATGTCGTAACAGTTACAAAACCGAAGAAGAAGAAAGCGAAAAAAGCTGTTGATGATGACTTCGATGATTTTGATAGCCTTGATGAGGATGACGATTTTGATGACTTTGATGCTGATCTAGATGACGAAGAGCTTCTAGATGAGGATGAGGATTTAGATGAAGAAGATGATGATCTATTAGATGACGATTTGTCGGAAGAAGATGATGATTTCGATGAAGATTATGAAATCGATGACGATGAGCTAGATGAGGATGAAGAGGAAGAAGACGACGAATTTGATGACGAGGATGAGGATAAATAA
- a CDS encoding CTP synthase, with protein sequence MTKYIFVTGGVVSSLGKGITAASLGRLLKNRGVSVTIQKFDPYINVDPGTMSPYQHGEVFVTDDGAETDLDLGHYERFIDINLTKYNNVTTGKIYSTVLRKERRGDYLGGTVQVIPHITNEIKERVFRAGRETNADVVITEIGGTVGDIESLPFLEAIRQIKSDIGRDNVMYIHCTLVPYIKAAGEMKTKPTQHSVKELRSLGIQPNVIVVRTEKPISEDMKDKIALFCDIDNKSVIECRDADTLYTIPLALQEQNLDQIVCDHLKLKCQEADMTEWIELVDRVRHLSKTTKIALVGKYVELQDAYISVVEALKHAGYAYDADIEIDWINAEQVTKENVQEILQDADGILVPGGFGDRGVEGKILATQYAREQKVPFFGICLGMQVASIEFARNVLGWNDAHSSEINEATTHPVIDLLPEQKDVEDLGGTLRLGLYPCKLKEDTRAYEAYQDEVIYERHRHRYEFNNQYRQEMENAGFVFSGTSPDGRLVEIVELKDHPWFVASQFHPEFISRPTRPQPLFREFVGASIRLAEK encoded by the coding sequence ATGACAAAATATATTTTTGTAACAGGTGGAGTAGTATCTTCACTCGGAAAAGGTATTACAGCAGCATCACTAGGACGCTTGCTGAAAAATCGTGGTGTAAGTGTAACGATTCAAAAGTTTGACCCGTATATCAATGTGGATCCTGGTACAATGAGTCCATATCAGCATGGAGAAGTGTTTGTAACAGATGATGGCGCAGAAACAGACTTAGACTTAGGTCACTATGAGCGTTTTATTGATATCAATTTAACGAAATATAACAATGTGACAACAGGAAAAATCTATTCTACTGTATTAAGAAAAGAACGTAGAGGAGATTATCTTGGTGGAACAGTGCAAGTAATTCCGCACATTACAAATGAAATCAAAGAACGTGTATTTAGAGCTGGTCGTGAAACAAATGCAGATGTAGTAATTACAGAAATTGGCGGAACGGTTGGAGACATTGAATCTTTACCATTCTTAGAAGCTATTCGTCAAATTAAAAGTGATATTGGTCGTGACAATGTTATGTACATTCATTGTACATTGGTACCATACATCAAAGCTGCAGGGGAAATGAAAACTAAACCAACACAACATAGTGTAAAAGAGCTACGCAGCTTAGGAATTCAGCCAAATGTGATTGTAGTAAGAACAGAAAAACCTATTTCTGAAGATATGAAGGATAAAATTGCTTTATTCTGTGATATAGACAATAAATCTGTTATTGAATGTCGTGATGCAGATACACTTTATACTATTCCGTTAGCTCTTCAAGAGCAAAATCTTGATCAAATCGTATGTGACCATTTAAAGCTTAAATGCCAAGAAGCAGATATGACAGAATGGATTGAACTAGTAGATCGCGTTCGTCATCTTTCTAAAACAACAAAAATTGCCCTTGTTGGTAAATATGTTGAATTACAAGATGCTTATATTTCTGTAGTAGAAGCATTAAAGCACGCCGGGTATGCATATGATGCTGACATTGAGATCGATTGGATTAATGCAGAGCAGGTAACGAAAGAAAACGTGCAAGAAATATTACAAGATGCAGATGGAATTCTCGTACCAGGTGGATTCGGAGACCGTGGTGTGGAAGGAAAAATTCTTGCAACGCAATATGCACGCGAACAGAAGGTTCCTTTCTTTGGGATTTGCTTAGGTATGCAGGTAGCATCTATCGAATTTGCTCGTAATGTTTTAGGGTGGAATGATGCTCATTCTTCTGAAATTAACGAAGCAACAACACATCCAGTTATTGACCTTCTGCCAGAACAGAAGGATGTGGAAGATTTAGGTGGAACACTTCGCTTAGGTTTATATCCATGTAAATTAAAAGAAGATACAAGAGCGTATGAAGCATATCAAGACGAGGTAATCTATGAGAGACATCGTCATCGTTATGAGTTCAATAATCAATATCGTCAAGAGATGGAAAATGCAGGATTTGTATTCTCAGGAACTAGCCCAGATGGCCGTTTAGTGGAAATTGTTGAATTAAAAGATCATCCTTGGTTTGTTGCTTCTCAATTCCACCCAGAATTTATCTCGAGACCAACTCGCCCGCAACCTCTTTTCCGTGAGTTTGTCGGTGCATCTATCCGCTTAGCAGAAAAATAA
- a CDS encoding sensor histidine kinase produces the protein MINNNHFYWLLIAVYSTIHSKRVIDHVSFSVQAYWIFAFFVGICFVLSKYLHADKAVITSRIEVLFWLVQSLVLLLHIQVAFTYWNILFLLLFVLIEIVRFMIGAKIFSLQQAKESYEKEISQYNELFQVVRSERHDFLKHISAVHFMLEKEGSSHAKSYLDELVEGYEETNLSIKGESGSVASVLHRVYKQAVQENIALKYDFDIPLSTLPMKEKDIVGLVGNLLSNSLEASREWQQKYRREPHIIIRLSKRSGLYLLTCKNDCLPIPVSILDSLYKKFGKSTKKGKERGYGTRIILDIVKKHHGYLDYTYKEESFFVKIKIPVIKNSNDD, from the coding sequence CATATTGGATCTTTGCATTCTTTGTGGGGATATGCTTTGTTCTTTCGAAATATTTACATGCAGATAAAGCTGTTATTACTTCCAGAATAGAAGTTCTCTTTTGGCTTGTACAATCATTGGTTTTGCTTTTGCATATTCAAGTTGCATTCACATACTGGAATATATTATTCCTTCTGTTGTTCGTACTAATCGAAATAGTGCGGTTTATGATTGGAGCAAAAATTTTTTCACTGCAACAGGCAAAAGAGTCCTATGAGAAGGAGATAAGCCAATATAATGAACTTTTTCAAGTAGTGCGCAGCGAAAGACATGATTTTCTAAAGCATATTTCAGCAGTGCATTTTATGCTGGAAAAAGAGGGTTCCTCCCATGCTAAATCTTATTTAGACGAATTGGTAGAAGGATATGAAGAAACAAATCTATCTATAAAAGGGGAAAGTGGATCTGTAGCTTCTGTCTTACATAGAGTTTATAAGCAGGCGGTCCAGGAAAATATCGCGCTAAAATATGATTTTGATATCCCTTTATCAACGTTGCCGATGAAAGAAAAGGATATCGTCGGTTTAGTAGGGAATTTATTGTCTAATAGCTTAGAAGCAAGTCGAGAATGGCAGCAAAAGTATCGACGAGAGCCCCATATTATTATTCGGCTCTCCAAAAGAAGTGGGCTTTACTTACTGACATGCAAAAATGACTGCTTGCCTATTCCAGTTTCCATCTTAGACTCTTTATATAAGAAATTTGGTAAGTCGACGAAGAAGGGGAAAGAACGTGGATATGGAACAAGAATCATCCTTGATATCGTGAAGAAGCATCATGGCTATCTTGATTACACCTATAAGGAGGAATCATTTTTTGTCAAAATAAAAATACCAGTCATAAAAAACAGCAACGATGATTAA
- a CDS encoding response regulator translates to MKGKILIVDDQFGIRILLNEVFQKEGYKTFQAANGNQALEIVTRESPDLVLLDMKIPGMDGIEILKRMKKLNQDIRVIIMTAYGELDMIQEAKDLGALTHFAKPFDIDDLREAVKKYINY, encoded by the coding sequence ATGAAAGGGAAAATATTAATTGTTGATGATCAATTCGGCATTAGAATCCTTTTGAATGAAGTTTTTCAAAAGGAAGGATATAAGACATTCCAAGCTGCAAATGGAAATCAGGCGTTAGAAATTGTGACAAGAGAATCACCTGATTTAGTGCTGCTTGATATGAAAATTCCAGGAATGGATGGAATTGAAATATTAAAACGAATGAAAAAGCTTAATCAGGATATTCGTGTGATTATCATGACAGCTTATGGAGAACTAGATATGATTCAAGAAGCGAAGGACCTCGGTGCCCTAACGCATTTTGCTAAACCGTTTGATATTGATGATCTGAGAGAGGCTGTTAAGAAGTACATTAATTATTAA
- a CDS encoding phospholipase D-like domain-containing protein, with translation MKTFLIILSIIAILIFLLYLDFQLGKRAQQKKSNRKNHPFRYSDFHIYSDGTELFPALFQAIEEAAEHVHILFYTIKTDSISNEFLNLLKTKAHEGVEVRLILDWLGSYKIRKKVRAKLKKAGVQFAFCQLPIFPYLFYSLQVRNHRKIAIIDGKVGFMGGFNIGKDYIHANYKLSPWRDYHLKLIGEGVDDLQREFLMDWLKASKINLLQNRVYFPLQKKGESRHQIIPTQGVYLEEIVCHVIKNCKSSLLITTPYFIPSKQITKELLRALHRNISITILIPDKADHLLVKEASFPYLRTLIAHGASVYQYMNGFFHGKLINIDNEIIIIGSANFDRRSIFLNHELNCCIYDKGFIERMNKITTEDLQQAKELSLEGLDTITIRSKLKEWIARLFAPFL, from the coding sequence ATGAAGACATTCCTGATTATCCTAAGCATTATTGCCATACTTATTTTCCTTCTTTACCTGGACTTTCAATTAGGAAAGAGAGCTCAGCAAAAAAAAAGCAATCGAAAAAATCATCCTTTTAGATATAGTGACTTTCACATTTACTCGGACGGTACAGAACTATTTCCAGCCCTTTTTCAAGCAATTGAAGAGGCTGCTGAACATGTCCATATTCTTTTCTATACTATTAAAACAGACAGTATTTCCAACGAGTTTCTCAATCTTTTAAAAACAAAAGCACATGAAGGAGTGGAAGTGCGACTTATTTTAGATTGGTTAGGAAGTTATAAAATAAGAAAAAAGGTTAGGGCAAAATTAAAAAAGGCCGGCGTTCAGTTTGCATTTTGTCAGCTTCCAATTTTCCCTTATCTTTTTTATTCCTTGCAGGTTAGAAACCACCGAAAAATTGCTATTATCGATGGTAAGGTTGGTTTTATGGGGGGCTTTAATATTGGCAAGGATTATATTCATGCTAATTATAAATTGAGCCCTTGGCGTGACTATCATCTTAAATTGATTGGTGAAGGGGTCGATGACTTACAACGAGAATTTTTAATGGATTGGTTAAAAGCTTCTAAGATAAATTTACTGCAAAATCGTGTATATTTTCCCCTGCAAAAAAAGGGAGAATCTAGACATCAAATAATTCCTACACAAGGGGTTTATTTAGAGGAAATAGTCTGTCATGTCATAAAAAACTGCAAAAGTTCTCTTCTAATTACCACTCCTTATTTTATACCTAGTAAACAAATAACAAAGGAGTTACTAAGAGCATTACATAGAAATATTTCCATTACCATCCTTATACCTGATAAGGCAGATCACTTGTTAGTCAAAGAGGCCTCCTTTCCATATTTACGTACATTGATTGCACATGGAGCAAGTGTTTATCAGTATATGAATGGTTTTTTTCATGGTAAATTAATTAACATTGATAATGAAATTATTATTATTGGTTCAGCCAACTTTGATAGACGGAGCATCTTTTTAAATCATGAGTTAAATTGTTGTATCTACGACAAAGGCTTTATAGAAAGAATGAACAAGATTACAACAGAAGATTTACAGCAGGCAAAGGAGTTATCGCTTGAAGGTTTAGATACTATCACAATCAGAAGTAAGCTAAAAGAATGGATAGCCCGCCTTTTCGCTCCATTTCTATAA